The DNA region GTCGGCTTCCTCGGCGATGCGCGCGATCTCCTCCTCCGACAGCGACGCCTCGGCGCGCACATCGGTGGCGGCGGGCTTGCGGAAGAAGACGTGCAGGTCCTTCACCAGCGGGAAGTACTTGGCGGTGTCGAAGCTGGAGATGGCGATCGCGCCACCCAGGATCTCCGCGACGGTGAACAGCACACCGGCGTACATGACGCCGAAGTGATTGCCATTGCCCTCGATGGGGACCGTGGTGGCCGCGTACCCGGGGCGCACCTCTTCGGCCTGCACACCCATCTTGTGCGCGATCGGAATCGTGAACTCCAGGGCGCTGTTCACGACCTCGTTCAACGCGGGGGCGTCGTTCGCCATGCGGACCTCCTCGTCCCAGAAAAAGGCAACTTACTGACGTAGTGCCAACAAGGTGAATCATTCCGCGTGAGAGGGTTTCGGCGCAACTCTTTCACCCCGACCGTGAAACCCGCCACATCCCGGCAAATCATCCCACGACACCTCTAGTATGCAAGTCGTGTCCAAGACTTTCTCCGCCGCCGAACGCGCCTACCGCGAAATCAAGGAACGCATTCTCACCGGCGACCTCCCTGGCGGCGAGCTGGTCAGCGAAAACGAGATGGCCGGCGAGCTCGGCACCTCCCGCACCCCGGTCCGCGAGGCCTTCCTGCGACTCGAGACCGAAGGCTGGATGCGCCTCTACCCCAAGCGCGGCGCGCTCGTGGTGCCCGTGCCCTCACACGAAGCCGACCACGTGATCCACGCCCGCTACATCGTGGAAACCGGCGCGGTCGACGCGCTCACCCGAATCGCGCGCGCCGGCCTCATCCCCCGGCTGCGCGAATCCCTGGACCGCCAGCGCGAACTGGCCGACGCCGGTGACCTCGAGGAATTCGCCATCGCCGACGCCGACTTCCACCGCGAATACGTGGTGTCCGCCGACAACCCGCTGCTCATCGGCTTCTACGACTCCCTGCGCGAACGCCAGCGCCGGATGAACAGCGTCGCGCTGCAACGCGGTGAGACCAACCCGCACCGCATCATCGAACAGCACACCCGCCTCGCCGACCTGATCGAAGCCGCCGACGGCACCGGATTCGCCGAAGCCCTCGCCGAACACCTCACCGACGTGCACGGCGTCACCCCGCGAGGCCTGTGATGGCGACCCTGACCACCCTCGACACCCGCACCACCGGGCTCGGCACCCACCCCAAGGCGTGGCTCGGCGTGGCGACCGCCATCTTCGCGATCGCCTGGGGCGGCAACGAATTCACGCCGCTGCTGGTCATGTACAAGCGCGACGGACTGCCCGGCACCACCGTGGACCTGCTGCTGTTCGAATACGTGCTGGGCATCGTGCCAGCCCTGCTCATCGGCGGCCCGCTCTCCGACCGCTACGGCCGCCGCCCCCTCATGCGCCCCGCCCCGTTCATCGCGGCCACCGGATCGACGCTGCTGGCCTTCGGATCGGCCACGGTCCCCATGCTTTCCGCGGGCCGCGTGCTGTGCGGCATCGCGCTGGGACTGGCCATGGCGGTGGGCAGCAGCTGGCTCAAGGAACTGTCGCAGCCGCCCTTCACCGCCGACACCGCGTCCGGCACCGGGGCTCGACGCTCGGCCATGAGCCTCACCGGCGGCTTCGGCGTCGGCGCGGGCGTGGCCGGGGTGCTGGCGCAGTGGGGTCCGTGGCCGGACTCGCTCGCCTACCTGATCAATGTGACGCTGTGCGGACTGGCGGCGGTGCTGCTGTTCCGCGCGCCGGAAACGATCGCGCCGCAGGCGAATCCGGGCCGGCTGCTCGACGATCTGAAGGTTCCCGTCGGCTCGCATCACCGCTTCCGCACCATCGCCCTGCCGGTGTGCCTGTGGCTGTTCACCTCGTCGGCGGCGGCGTATGCCATCATGCCGACGCTGATGATGCCCAAGGTGCACGGCGCCCCGATCGCGTTCTCCGCCTTGATCACCGTCATCACCCTGGGTTGCGGTTTCGGCATCCAATCGGTGGCGCGCAAGATCGACCGGCCCGGCTCGCTGCGACTCCCGGTGCTGGCCCTGAGCCTGGTCATCATCGGAATGCTGCTCGCCGCAGCCGCTTCCGCCACCCTCACCCTGTGGCTGACCGTGCTGACCGCCGTCGCGCTGGGCATGGGATTCGGCAGTGGCCTGGTCGCGGGCCTGCTCGAGATCGAGCGCATGGCGCGCCCCGACGACCTGGCCGGACTGACCGCGGTGTTCTACGCGGTCAGCTACCTCGGCTTCGGTGTCCCGGCACTGATGGCGGTCTGCCACAACGGGATCGGCATCGGCTACCCCGCCATGTTCGGCGTCCTCGCCGCCGCCTGCGCGGTCTGCCTGGCCATCGTGAGCCGCTCCCGCCCGGCCTGAGCTCGGACAGCTGACGGCGGCCCCCAACCGCCCGCCGCCAGTCCCCGCCTCACAGCGAGCGGGAGATGATCTCCTTCATGATCTCGCTGGTGCCGCCGTAGATGCGGTTCACACGAGAACCCGTGTACATGTTCGCGATCGGGTACTCCATCATGTAGCCGTAGCCGCCGAACAGCTGCAGGCAGCGGTCCACCACCTTGTCGCAGGTCTCGGCCGCGAACAGCTTGGCCATGGACGCCGTGGACGGATCGTTCTTGCCGTCGATGTACTGCTGGATCGCGTAGTCCACCAAGGTCTTGATGGCCAGCGCCTCGGTCTTGACCTCCGCCAGGGTGAAGGCGTTGTGCTGGAACTTTCCGATCGGGCGGCCGAACGCCTCGCGCTCCTTGGAGTAGCGCAGCGCCTCCAGCACCGCCGCCTCGGCCAGCGCCGAGCACAGGCTGGCGATGATCAGCCGCTCCCGGGCCAGCTGCTCCATCAGCTGGTAGAAGCCCAGACCCTCCTGCGCGCCCAGCAGATTCGCCACCGGAACGCGCATGTCGGAGAAGAACAGCTCGCGGGTGTCCTGGGCGTGCTGGCCCATCTTCTCCAGCACCCGGCCGCGCTCGAAGCCCGGCAGATCCTTGGTCTCGGCCACGATCAGCGAGACGCCCGCAGCGCCCTGGGACGGGTCGGTCTTGGCCACGATCACCAGCAGATCGCAGTGGGTGGCGTTGGAGATGAACGTCTTCGAACCGTTGACGACGTAGTGGTCGCCCTCGCGAATCGCGGTGGTGCGCACCGACTGCAGGTCCGATCCGGTGCCCGGCTCGGTCATGGCGATGGCCAGCACCAGCTCGCCGCTGATGATGCCCGGCAGCCACTTCGCGCGCTGCTCGTCATTGCCGTAGTTGTAGATGTAGTGCGACACGATCGGCGAGTGCACCGAGAAGCCGAAGCCGTTGTCGTGGGCGTAGACCAGCTCCTCCTGGACGATGGCCTGCATGCCGTAATCGCCGCCCGCGCCGCCGAATTCCTCCGGCAGGTCCAGGCCGAGCAGGCCCGCCGCGCCGGCCTTGTTCCAGAATTCGCGATCGACCATGTGCTGCGCGGTCCAGCGCTCGCGATTCGGCACCGCCTCCTTGCGGAAGAACTCCGCGGCGTGCTTGCGCAGCTCGCGGTGCTGATCGGTCTCCCAGGTGGGCCGGTAGTCGGGGAACAGTTCGGACATCGGTGTCACTCTCCGTGGTTGCGTCGAATGTTGCGGCTCCACCGCACCCGGGGCAACGCGGTGCGCTACCGGTTCCCCGGTCAGAGGCCGGATCAGGGGATCCTCCTTGCCGCGAACGATACAGTTGTATCGTGAGTCGGTCAATCATACCGAATGCCCAGCGTGCGGCCGATAACCACTAAGTTGAGGGGCGATGCTGAATCCACGAGCCACCAAAGACGACCTGACCGCCAAGGCCCGCATCCGCAATGCCGCGATGGATCTGTTCGCCCAGTACGGCGACTCGCGGGTCTCGCTGCGCGCGGTCGCCGCCGAAGCCGGCGTCACCCTCGGCCTCGTCCAGCACCACTTCAAGACCAAGGACGGCCTGCGCGACGCCACCGACCAGCTCGTGGTCGACTACTTCGCCCAGGCCGTCGCCTCGATCCCGCCGACCGGCACCCACGCCGAGGTCGCCTCCGCCCGCGACGAAGCGGTCCGGAACATGTTGCACGCCAACCCCGCCGTGGTGAACTACATTCGCCGGTCCCTGCTGGAGCCCTCCGAGACCCGCATCCATCTACTGGACGCGGTGGTGGAACTGACCCGCAGCGAAGTCGCCGGACTGCGCGCGGCAGGGCTGGCCTCCATCGACAAGCCCGAATCCGACCAGATCGTCGCGGTGCTGCTGCGGCAGTTCGGCGAACTGCTGCTGGCCCCGATGCTGGACGCGGTGTGGGAGCGAGTCTCCCCCGGCAACGCCACCCGCCCCCGGCTGTCGATCACCGTCAAGGACTGAGCAAGCCCGCGAGGGCCGATCAGCTTTCGATGGGCAGGCCCGCTTCGGTCCAGTCCTGGATGCCGTCGCGGTATTTGCGGACATTGGTGTAGCCGAGCCGTTCCAGCTCGGTCGCGACGTGCTGGCTGTTGGAGCAGGCCGCGTTGGAGCAGTAGGTGACGATGGCGGCGTCGCGGTCCGGAAGCAGCTGCGGCGCTCGGGTTTCCACGTCGGCCCCGACCAGGGCGAGCGCGCCGGGGAGATGGGCCTTGGCGTAGTACGCGCCGCCCAGGGTGTCGAGCACGGTGACCGTTCCGGCCTCGATCTCCTTCAGCAGTTCCTCGCGGGTGATGAGCGCGGTCATGAGAATTCCTTTCACCGAAAACTATGTGCGTGTGCACGCTACTACTTATGTGCGGGTGCACGCAACCGGTTATGATGGGTCGGTGTCCGCCCCCCGATCCCATCCGGCCGTCCACGCCTGGGCCGCCCTGCTCCAGGTCCACGCCCGGCTCGTGCCCGAGCTCGACGCCGAACTGCGCCACGCCACCGGACTGCCGCTGAGCTGGTACGACGTGCTGCTGGAACTCGATGGGCCGCACCGGCTCCGAATGAGCGACCTGGGCGAGCGCGTGGTGCTCAGCCGCACCCGGGTGAGCCGGCTGGTCACCGAGATGGAACTGAAGGGCCTGGTACGGCGCGAATCCAATCCGGACGACGGGCGTTCGGCCTTCGTGGCCATCACCGACGAAGGACGCCGCCGCTTCCGCGAATCCGCTCCGCACTACCTGGCCGGCATCGAGCGGCGACTCGGCGGCAAGCTCGACGCGGCCGAACTCGAAACCGTCGCGTCCGCACTGCGAAAGGTGCTGGCACCCAGCGATGTCCCGGCCCCGGAGGTCCGCACGCCGTAGTTCGGCGCGGGCTGTGTCCAACGGTTGCCCGCCGCGCGGGGGACGGGAACAGTGGATGCCGGAATCGATCCCCACCGGATTCGATCGACCGGATTCGACCAGAGGAGAAATCTCGTGCGTTTCGGCATCTTCATCCCGCAGGGCTGGCGGCTCGACCTGGTCGGCATCGACCCCGCCGCGCAATGGGGAGTGATCCGGGACCTGGCCACCCGCGCGGATGCCGGGGACGCCTGGGAATCGCTGTGGGTCTACGACCACTTCCACACCGTCCCCGTGCCCACCGAGGAGGCCACCCACGAGGCGTGGTCGCTGATGTCCGCGCTGGCGGCCAGCACCTCACGAATCCGGCTGGGGCAGATGTGCACCGCCATCAGCTACCGCGACCCGGCCTACCTTGCCAAGGTGGCCGCCACCGTGGACCTCATCTCCGGCGGCCGCGTGGAGATGGGCATCGGCGGCGGCTGGTACGAACACGAATGGCGCGCCTACGGATACGGATTCCCTTCCGCCGGTGTGCGATTGGGACGCCTCGACGAAGGCGTGCAGATCTTCAAGCAGGCCTGGACCACCGGTAAGGCGACGCTCGACGGCAAGCACTACCAGGTGGACGGCGCGATCGTGCGGCCACTTCCCGTGCAGGAAGGCGGGATTCCGATCTGGGTCGCGGGCGGCGGCGAGAAGGTGACACTGCGGATCGCGGCGAAGTACGCGCAGTACACCAACTTCGCGGGCGACCCGGAGACCTTCGCCCAGAAGTCGGAACTGCTGCGCGACCACTGCGCCGAGGTCGGCACGGACTTCGACGCCATCACCCGCAGCTCCAACTTCAACACGCTGGTCGGCGCGACCGAGGCGGAAGTGCAGGAACGGCTGACACAGTTGGAGGCCCGCCTGACCCCGTTCGTCGGCGCGGAAGGCGCGGCCCAGCACGTCAAGGATCTGTTCCGCAACTCCCCCGCCGTGGGCACGCCCGAGCAGATCGTCGAACGACTCTCGCAGGTCAAGGATCTCGGGTTGGGCTACTCGATCCACTACTTCCCCGAGACCGCCTACGACACCTCGGGCGTGGAACTGTTCGAGCGTGAGGTCATTCCCGCATTGCGCTGAGCGCGGGCGAGTATTCGCTCGCCGGATCGGCCGCGATGGGATGACATCCGATGCGCGGACACGGTTGTCCCGCAACCGATCCGGCGAGCCGCCGGGTGGTCAGTGCGGCAGCGTCACCGGATCGGTGCAGCTGGACGGGGCGTCGACGAGCGAGCAGGCCTTGGGATCGCGGGTCGGGCGGTAGTCGGCGGGCACGCCGCCGGCGCCGGTGATCGCGGTGTAGGCCGGGACGGCGTCGGTCGGGCGGCGGGTGAGCGTGGGGTCGGTCTTCACGTCGACCGTGTAGAGACCGAATCGCGGTGTGTAGGAGCCCCATTCGTAGTTGTCGGTGAGGCTCCAGTAGTTGTAGCCGATCACGTTCATGCCGTCGGCCTTGGCGCGCTGGACCCAGTAGACGGTGTCGCGCAGATCGTCGGCGCGGGTGTAGCCGTCGTCGCGGGGCTTGCCGTTCTCGGTGGGCATGCCGTTCTCCACGATGTAGAGCGGCTTGCCCGGGTAGGCGCGCGAATAGTGGTCCAGCGCGTAGTAGATGCCGTCGGGCTGGAGCGGGTTCTTCCACAGCGCCGAGAGATCGGCCGAGTGCGCGGCATCCGGCGATGCCCCGTAGTAGTAGTCGATTCCGATGAAGTCGAGCTTGTCCGCGATCTTGCCGATGAGCGCGCCGTTCACCAGGTCCTCGGCGGTCGGCAGGTAGGCGACGTTGCTGGTGACCATCGCGCCCGGCTGCACCTGGTGGATGTGGTCGTAGATTGCGTTGTGCGCCTGCGCGATTCGATCCTGCATGACCGGAATCTCGGTGGCGGGCAGATTGCCCAGCCGGACCTCGTTGATCATGTACATGGCCGGTTCGTTGAACGTCACCCACAGCGGGTTGCCCGAGGCGTAGCGATCCACGATCGTGCGGGCATTGGCCAGCCAGTCCGTCACCATCTCGGGGTGGTTCCAGCCGCCGCGATCGGCCTCCCAGCCCGGGTACACCCAGTGGTCGAGGGTCAGCATGGGCCGCATGCCCGCCGCCTCGATGCCCCCGATCACCTTGTCGTAGAAGCGAAGTCCGTCCTCGTCCCACACACCGGGCTGCGGCTGCACCCGGGCCCATTCGATGCCGATCCGATAGACCTTCACGCCCAGCTGCTTCGCCAGCTGGATGTCGGACTCGTACCGGTCGAAGAAGTCGATCGAATCCAGGTACGGGTCCTCGGTCTTCCCGGAGGCGGCGTAGCGCGACCAATTGCTGTCCGGCGCATGCCCTTCGGACTGGAAGCCGGAGGCCGCCACACCCCACAGGAAGTCCGGTCCCAGCGGTGCGATCCGGGCGGGCGGCTCCGGCCGGGCCGAGGCGGGTGCGGTGGTCGCGACCAGGGCGGCGGAAGCGGCCAGAACGACCGTTGCGAGGGTGCGGCGGCGGAATCGCATGCGAAAACCGTACATCGTGCGGTTTTGATGGACAAGGAACTCTCAGAGGACGCTTAGACTCGACCGATGGCGAAACGCGGACCCTACGGGAAAGGCATCGAACGGCGGGAACAGATCCTGGAGGCCGCCCTGCACACCATCGCCGAACGCGGCTTCCTCGCCACCTCGGTGGCCGAGCTCGCCGAGGCGGTCGGGCTGAGCCAGAGCGGGCTGCTGCACTACTTCGGCTCCAAAGAAGAACTGTTCGTCGCGGTCCTGCGCAAGCGCGACGAGGTCGACACCGCCGCCATGGGCGAACCCACCCCCGAGGCCCTGATCCGGCTCATCCGCCACAACACCCAGGTGCCCGGACTCGTGGAACTGTTCACCCACATGCAGGCCGCCGCCGCCGACGCCGACCATCCCGCCCACGAATACATGCGCCTGCACTACGAACTCGGCACCCGCGGCCTGGCCTACGTGCTGCGCGACATGCAGCAGGCGGGAACGATCCCGGCGACCGTCGACGTCGAGGTCATGGCCACCGCGTTCATGGCGCTGTCCGACGGATTGCAATCCCGTTGGCTCATCGACCCTTCCATCGACATGGAGTTCTACCTGCGGCAGTGCTGGGCCCAGTTCACCGGCGTGCACCCCCCACTCCGGCTAGCCGATCCACGCCGCGACGGCCAGGAACACACAGATCAGCACGAACAGGATCACCATCAGCGGGACGATGAACTTCACGTAGCGGTCGTAACGCACCTTCGCCAGCGCGATACCGCCGGTCACCACCGCCGTCGTCGGGGTGACCAGATTGGCCCAGCCCGACGCCGACTGCCAGCCCGTCACCACCAGCGACCGGGGCACATGCGCGAAATCGGCCAGCGGGGCCATGATCGGCATGGCCAGCGTCGCATGGCCGGAGGTGGACGGGATCAGGAACGCCAGCGGCACATTCACCAGGAACACCGCCACCGCGAACGCCGCCGACGAGGTCCCCGACACGACACCCTCCAGCGCGTGCAGCACCGTACTGGTGACCTGAGTGTTGTTCATGATGACCGTGACCCCGCGTGCCAGCACGATGACGAAGCCCGCGCCCACGAAATCGCTGAACCCCTTGCCGATGTTCTCCGACATCTTGGCCTCGCCCAGGCCGCCCACCAGGCCCACCACGATCGCGCCCACCAGGAACAGCGCGGTCAATTCCGGGAAGTACCAACCCAGTTCCCAGCTGAAGGGCGGAATCACGAAGGCCGCCAGCCACACCGCGAGGGTGACCCCGGCGAGAATGGTGTACGTGGACGGGAAGCCCCGCTTCTTCTTGTGCCGCACCGGCTTCGGCGCGTCCTCGAGCGTCGCGGTGTCGCTCATCGGCGCATCCGGTCGGCGAAGAGCTGGAAGAACTCGGCCTCGGCCAGCGCCACGTTCCGCAGCTCGCTCACCACTGCCCCGAGTGCACCGGCGCGGCCAGCGTCCGCACCTCCACGAACACGTCCGCGACACCCCGCAACGCGGTCACCAGCGTCGGCTGCCCCGCGCGGATATTGCCGGCATCGCAGATCAGCAGCGCGTCGGCCTG from Nocardia tengchongensis includes:
- a CDS encoding MFS transporter translates to MATLTTLDTRTTGLGTHPKAWLGVATAIFAIAWGGNEFTPLLVMYKRDGLPGTTVDLLLFEYVLGIVPALLIGGPLSDRYGRRPLMRPAPFIAATGSTLLAFGSATVPMLSAGRVLCGIALGLAMAVGSSWLKELSQPPFTADTASGTGARRSAMSLTGGFGVGAGVAGVLAQWGPWPDSLAYLINVTLCGLAAVLLFRAPETIAPQANPGRLLDDLKVPVGSHHRFRTIALPVCLWLFTSSAAAYAIMPTLMMPKVHGAPIAFSALITVITLGCGFGIQSVARKIDRPGSLRLPVLALSLVIIGMLLAAAASATLTLWLTVLTAVALGMGFGSGLVAGLLEIERMARPDDLAGLTAVFYAVSYLGFGVPALMAVCHNGIGIGYPAMFGVLAAACAVCLAIVSRSRPA
- a CDS encoding TetR/AcrR family transcriptional regulator; amino-acid sequence: MLNPRATKDDLTAKARIRNAAMDLFAQYGDSRVSLRAVAAEAGVTLGLVQHHFKTKDGLRDATDQLVVDYFAQAVASIPPTGTHAEVASARDEAVRNMLHANPAVVNYIRRSLLEPSETRIHLLDAVVELTRSEVAGLRAAGLASIDKPESDQIVAVLLRQFGELLLAPMLDAVWERVSPGNATRPRLSITVKD
- a CDS encoding acyl-CoA dehydrogenase family protein; the protein is MSELFPDYRPTWETDQHRELRKHAAEFFRKEAVPNRERWTAQHMVDREFWNKAGAAGLLGLDLPEEFGGAGGDYGMQAIVQEELVYAHDNGFGFSVHSPIVSHYIYNYGNDEQRAKWLPGIISGELVLAIAMTEPGTGSDLQSVRTTAIREGDHYVVNGSKTFISNATHCDLLVIVAKTDPSQGAAGVSLIVAETKDLPGFERGRVLEKMGQHAQDTRELFFSDMRVPVANLLGAQEGLGFYQLMEQLARERLIIASLCSALAEAAVLEALRYSKEREAFGRPIGKFQHNAFTLAEVKTEALAIKTLVDYAIQQYIDGKNDPSTASMAKLFAAETCDKVVDRCLQLFGGYGYMMEYPIANMYTGSRVNRIYGGTSEIMKEIISRSL
- a CDS encoding GntR family transcriptional regulator yields the protein MQVVSKTFSAAERAYREIKERILTGDLPGGELVSENEMAGELGTSRTPVREAFLRLETEGWMRLYPKRGALVVPVPSHEADHVIHARYIVETGAVDALTRIARAGLIPRLRESLDRQRELADAGDLEEFAIADADFHREYVVSADNPLLIGFYDSLRERQRRMNSVALQRGETNPHRIIEQHTRLADLIEAADGTGFAEALAEHLTDVHGVTPRGL
- a CDS encoding MarR family winged helix-turn-helix transcriptional regulator translates to MSAPRSHPAVHAWAALLQVHARLVPELDAELRHATGLPLSWYDVLLELDGPHRLRMSDLGERVVLSRTRVSRLVTEMELKGLVRRESNPDDGRSAFVAITDEGRRRFRESAPHYLAGIERRLGGKLDAAELETVASALRKVLAPSDVPAPEVRTP
- a CDS encoding LLM class F420-dependent oxidoreductase → MRFGIFIPQGWRLDLVGIDPAAQWGVIRDLATRADAGDAWESLWVYDHFHTVPVPTEEATHEAWSLMSALAASTSRIRLGQMCTAISYRDPAYLAKVAATVDLISGGRVEMGIGGGWYEHEWRAYGYGFPSAGVRLGRLDEGVQIFKQAWTTGKATLDGKHYQVDGAIVRPLPVQEGGIPIWVAGGGEKVTLRIAAKYAQYTNFAGDPETFAQKSELLRDHCAEVGTDFDAITRSSNFNTLVGATEAEVQERLTQLEARLTPFVGAEGAAQHVKDLFRNSPAVGTPEQIVERLSQVKDLGLGYSIHYFPETAYDTSGVELFEREVIPALR
- a CDS encoding rhodanese-like domain-containing protein — protein: MTALITREELLKEIEAGTVTVLDTLGGAYYAKAHLPGALALVGADVETRAPQLLPDRDAAIVTYCSNAACSNSQHVATELERLGYTNVRKYRDGIQDWTEAGLPIES
- a CDS encoding PaaI family thioesterase: MANDAPALNEVVNSALEFTIPIAHKMGVQAEEVRPGYAATTVPIEGNGNHFGVMYAGVLFTVAEILGGAIAISSFDTAKYFPLVKDLHVFFRKPAATDVRAEASLSEEEIARIAEEADAKGKADFTLKATVTDANGVVVAETEGLYQLRTHGK
- a CDS encoding family 1 glycosylhydrolase, producing the protein MRFRRRTLATVVLAASAALVATTAPASARPEPPARIAPLGPDFLWGVAASGFQSEGHAPDSNWSRYAASGKTEDPYLDSIDFFDRYESDIQLAKQLGVKVYRIGIEWARVQPQPGVWDEDGLRFYDKVIGGIEAAGMRPMLTLDHWVYPGWEADRGGWNHPEMVTDWLANARTIVDRYASGNPLWVTFNEPAMYMINEVRLGNLPATEIPVMQDRIAQAHNAIYDHIHQVQPGAMVTSNVAYLPTAEDLVNGALIGKIADKLDFIGIDYYYGASPDAAHSADLSALWKNPLQPDGIYYALDHYSRAYPGKPLYIVENGMPTENGKPRDDGYTRADDLRDTVYWVQRAKADGMNVIGYNYWSLTDNYEWGSYTPRFGLYTVDVKTDPTLTRRPTDAVPAYTAITGAGGVPADYRPTRDPKACSLVDAPSSCTDPVTLPH